A DNA window from Sediminitomix flava contains the following coding sequences:
- a CDS encoding DUF6660 family protein → MRKIPFYILSVIVLILSVKPCADGEESILTDTIEANCLLDGDHEDGQLAFEFCSPFCPCGCGVSIEPLTFFTIHIPFFYSYHNINFPLIYSLTESFSEDLLDPPRLA, encoded by the coding sequence ATGCGAAAAATTCCGTTTTACATATTATCTGTTATTGTGTTGATCCTGTCGGTAAAGCCTTGTGCTGATGGAGAGGAAAGCATATTGACAGATACTATTGAAGCGAATTGTTTGTTAGATGGAGATCATGAAGATGGGCAATTAGCCTTTGAGTTTTGTTCTCCGTTTTGCCCTTGTGGTTGTGGGGTGTCAATCGAACCGCTTACCTTTTTTACAATTCATATCCCATTCTTTTATAGCTACCACAATATCAATTTTCCCCTTATTTATTCCTTAACAGAATCTTTCTCAGAAGATTTACTCGACCCGCCTCGGCTAGCTTAA